The Acinonyx jubatus isolate Ajub_Pintada_27869175 chromosome A2, VMU_Ajub_asm_v1.0, whole genome shotgun sequence genomic sequence ttgtgagtttgagccccgcgtcgggctctgtgctgatggctcagagcctggagcttgcttgggattctgtctccgtctctctcgctccctctttctctctctctgcccccaccccccagcttgtgctctctctctctctcaaaaatatttaaaaaaagaataaattttaagaaaaagcgAGAACTGGACTCAAGAAAATGAGCCTATTGTATCCAGGTGTCTTTGGGCTCTGGGGGACGAGTCCCAGGCCCTGTCCATCCTCTGTTTACTGAGCCCTCCCCGTGGGCAGCCCTGGGCGGGCTCCATCCCTGCAGGCTGGGCTGTCTGCAAGGCTCGGGGGCAGCAGCCCTTCCAGGTAACAGGTAATTGTGGGGCACAGATTCAGAGCCACGGTCTCACCCATGAGATCCGCGGACACAACCTGCAATGCAGATGCGTGCCGGATACCAAGCGCTTTCtggtggttttttattttttcctaacagCCCTGGGCAGAGTCCTTtcccatttacagataaggagcTCCACCTGTCCTAGGTCAGTCACAAAGCTAGGAAGTGTGGAAGGTGAGATTCAAaccctgcttttaaaaatatatattattaaaaaaagtggttttggttttcttaaattttcttttagagagtgagagggagcatgagctaagcagaggggcagagggagagaaagggagggtctttaaaaaaatttttttttttttttacatttatttatttttgagagtgcacaagtggggaggggcggagagaggaggagaccgaatccgaagcaggctccaggctctgagctgtcagcacagagccctatgcgggacctgtgagatcatgacccgagctgaagtcggatgcttaaccgactgagccacccaggtgcccccaaaatataccATATTATTAACCATGGTCactatacaatatattatatgcccatgacttattttacgacttgaagtttgtaccttttgacccctttACTCATTTTGCCTCCAttctctggcaatcaccagtctCTTCTCTGTATCCGTgagcccatttttattttttcttctgtctttttgttttttagattccacacctAAGTGAGTTCCCCTGGCATTTGTCTTTGGTTCACTTATCTTATTTGGCATAAAgttctcaaggtccatccacgttgttgcaaatggcaaggtttcctactttttatggctcagtaatattctaTCATACATCCATCACATCGTCCTTATCATTCACTGgtgtttccatatattggctatcgtaaataatgctgcagtgaacataggggaacatggatctttttgagttagttttttttttttttttaacatttaatattcatttatgagagagaaagagtgtgagcaggggaagggcagagagagagggagaccccgaatccaaagcaggctccaggctccgagctgtcagcacagagcccgacacggggctcgaactcacgaactgtgagatcatgacctgagccgaagtcagacgcttaaccgaccgtgCCACTCAGGtgcttccccaccaccccccgccttttcttaataaatgtttatttttgagagtgccgtgcagaagctttttagtttgccTTGGttccacttttgtttttgttgccttgcACTCTTGGTGCCAAATCCAAAAAATCgtcaccaagaccaatgtcaaggagcttcctgcgtatgttttcttctagttttatggtttcaggtgtcctgttcttaaatccattttgaattacttttggtatgtggtgtaagatagtggcCCTGTTTCGTTTTGAATGTGGttgtctggttttcccaacatttactgaagagactgctCTCTACCCACTGtgtgttcttggctcctttgttataaatcaattgaccatatattcgtaggtttatttctgggctctctggtTCCATTGAGCTGTGTCTGTATGATACtgataccatgctgttttgaatACTATACCTTGGCAACATACTTCATCAGGAAGCATgacgcctccagctttgttcctccctgagattactttggctatttggggttccCTATAAATttgaggattttttcttttttccctgtgaaATGCCATTGGAGTTTTGGTAGGGTTGCAGATTGTTTTGGggaatatgggttttttttttaatgtttatttctttagaaagcgaatcagtgggagagggggacagaggatcccaagcaggctctgcattgaccacagcgagcccgatgtggggctcaaactcacaaacctgagccgaagtcagacgctcaaccaactgagccacccaggtgcccgggaatatggacattttaacaatattcttcccaTCCGTGAGCACCGTATATCTTTACATTTATCTGTGTCTTCAgatttttcataaatgtcttaaagttttcacttccttggttaaggaaggtctttcacttttttggttaaatttattcccaggtgTTGTTTTTGATGCACTTGTAaattagattgttttcttaatttgttcaTTATTAGGGTATGGAAATACAACAGACTTTTTGCATTTTGTATCTTTCAACAttagtgaattcatttattctatccGTTTTCTCATGGGGTCTTTAGAGATTTCTGTAAATAATACATTATCTGCAAATAGTATCAGTTTTACTCCTTTTACAATTTGTTCCCCTTTTTTCTTATGTAACTGTTCTAGCCCCGGTCAGTTACAAAACCAGTATGAAAGCTGAGACTTAAACATTAAAaccctattttttatttcaatttttttttttttttttttttttgagcgagagagcacaagcagggagggggcagagagagggagacacagaatctaaaataagctccaggctctgagctgtcagcacagagcccgacgcggggctcaaactcacgaaccgtgagatcatgacctgagccaaagtcagatgcttaaccgactgagccacccaggcgcccctcgtgtaTTTAAGTTTTATCTATGGCTAGTGATAGCGACATTTAATAATTTCTAGCAGGATGCTGTTAGGATCAAAAAATAGCATCCCGAGTTCGAGGATTAAGGCACAGGGTTGGGAGTTgcagtttgaatcctggctctgccacagtcttggaaaaaaatccactttttaaaatttttttaatgtctgtttttgagagaaagcgtgagcacgataggggcagagagagagggagacacagaatctgaagcaggcgccaggctttgagctggcagcacagagcctgacgcagggctggaacccatgaaccatgcgatcatgacctgagttggacacctaactgagcctcccaggagccccagaaaaaaatggactttttGAACCTCACTTTTTCTGCTGTAAAGTGAAGATGCTGACGTACAAGATGCTCCACTGTCCCAAAACTAAGGACATAAAAATTACTGTGTGTCCAGCACCCGGAGCATGAATGGAAGGTCTAGAAGTACCAAAACTAAATGGCCGAACGCAGTAACACAAACATCCCAACGAAGACGGTTGTTTCATCTCACGGTTTTAGCAAGCAGCCACAAACCACGCGGGTGACAGAGGTAGTCTCATTCCTGTGTCTGTAAAGGAGGGTTATCCTAACCTTTGTACACTAACACACCCCATTCCCCAGGATTCTGGGTTTTCAGGGTTTCTGAAATATAAACAACCTATGATTCCATAGATAATTCCAAATAATGTTTTCCCCTTCTGTGTCATTTTGACATCACTGTCCTAGGTGGTAAAAAGTTCGGTGTCGGTTTTTGCAAAATGCTGTCCTGTGAAGTCTGCAGTCCTCCCACTGCAGTCTCCGGGTCGGGTGTGGCTTCCTGTCAAACATTACCCTTTGGGGTACCCTGGGGGAAGGGGGCGCAGGATGCCTGTGGTATTTTCCCACTTTCCTCTGAGACcagtaattttttaactttattttcaaataaagacacTTAGGACAACGAAAAGAACGTTGccaagcttaaaataaaaatctgaatagtCTTAGGAGAGTGCCGGAGTCACTCGACAAATAGGATCCCTCGGGCGAGGGGCTGTGAGACTCCACGAAAAGTTCATTTACACAAAGGGCTCATGAAGAACGCTGGTAGCGCAGCGATCAACTCCGCCGTCTTACCGCtgggccctccccacctccctgaccCAGAGGGCTCCGCAACCGCTTCAGCTAACAAGGaacaaggggagggggagagggagagcggcCTTCTGGAAAGGTGGCGAAAACGCAGGGAGAGCGCGCTCTGCACAGCATTTGCTTCCCCCGCTCGCAGCGGCCGTGCGCTCCGGGCCACACAAGCCGCCGGGGCTCGGAGCCCCGACCCGACCCAGGCCTGGGGTTTCATCTGGGCCCCTCGGGCCGCACCAGGGAGTCGGCCTGGCTGAGGGCGAGCCggtccttcttctccttctgcaAGACCTGCTCCTCCCACAGCGCCTGGTCCACCTGGTCGTCGGTGAGCACCACGGGCTCGTACTTCTCGTCGAAGAGCCGCTCGTTGGTCTCGGAGCGCAGCTGATGGGGCCCGACGACGCGCAGGTGGGCCGGCAGGTGGAGGAACTCGTCGTCGTTAACGTCGCAGTCGCGCATGCGGGCGGCCAGCACCCACCAGCGGCCCACGAAGCCCACGTCCAGGATCCGGTCCGGGAAGTCGGCCCAGCGGGGCTGCAGGTAGCGGCAGCGGGCCTGGTAGAGGCTGGCCTGGGCGTCGACGGGCGCCTCGTACACGAGCGAGCACAGGCCCAGGCTCACGTGGCGGAGGCGGCCGCGGCCCCGAAGCCAGAGCAGCCGCTGCACGTGGCCCTCGGAGACGCGGTTGCGGGTGGCCGGGGCCAGCAGCAAGAGGGTCCCCGACGCGTCGAGCAGCGCCTCCTCGAAGGCCGCCTCGCCGGGCGCCAGCGCGCAGCAGGCCGCCGCGCCGCCCAGCAGCCCCACGTACGCGGCCGCCCGCCCGGGCCgggcccgcgccgccgccgccgcgtccCCGCAGGCCTCCGCGTAGTCTCGGAGCAGTACGCGGGCCCAGGAGCCTGGGGGGAGGGAAGCGGGACAGACGCGGTGACGGCGGGCCGCTGCGGCCACCCACCCCGCCGCCTCCCGCCGCTACTCACCCAACCGCGCCCACACGCCGGGCTTCGCGGCCGCTGGGCCCCCAGGGTCTTCACGGTTTCGGGACCAAAATCTTTTCAGAGCGGCCGCCGCCATCCTCTTCCGGCTTGGCGTCCCTGTTCCGACGAGAAACGCcgggaatgagaaggaaaaggcccggtgcggggggggggggggggggggggtctctcctGCGGAAGCGTCAAGCGCGCTGGCCGTGGCTTCCCGTCGGAAGAGGATAGAAAACGGACCCGGTGCCGGATGTTGCTGTCTGGTCTGAGCGGGGCCGGCTGCGGCGGGTAGGCGGGCCGCGCAGGCGCAGAGAGTCTGGGCCACGCCGCCCGAGGGAGCCTCAGgtgaggggggcggggtgcaCCTGTGGGGCGAGGGCTGCGAgttcaacacccccccccccccctgcggCTCGGTGCCCTTAGCTGCCAGGCTGGGCTCGGTGCTGAGGGACAGATATcggtggggtgagggagggcacCGCATTAATTGGGTTGGGGGCGGGCGTCATTGGCTTCTGTCCTCAGAGCGGGATGCGGTGACGCCCCTGGGTGACCATGGCAGCGGCCGACGAGCTGGCCTTCCACGGTAAGTGCGGCCGCGACCTGGCCCGAGCTCCTACTCCCTCCGCCGGCCGGAACCTCCCACCCAGGATCTGATTGCCGTGTAATCTGAATCCCCAATCAGCTGTGAACCCTGACCCCGACCTGACACCCATTCCTGACTCGAACCCCGCTCCAACCCTGAACTCAGATCTCAAGGCAAAGCTTCTCTCCCAGACCTGACCCCATCCCAGCACCAGGCTTAAGTTGTAGGCGTGCGAGACCACACCTTCTAACTCCCGCCAAATTTAGGAAGCTGGGACCGTAGTTGGAGGGAAGGGTTAGGTGGCCCCGGTTGAGAGTCTTGGCCCCCAGATGAGCAATGGGCCAAACCAGACTGTCCTGAAGCCTAAAACCTGCCTGTGGCTCGTATTCCTT encodes the following:
- the TIMM29 gene encoding mitochondrial import inner membrane translocase subunit Tim29; the encoded protein is MAAAALKRFWSRNREDPGGPAAAKPGVWARLGSWARVLLRDYAEACGDAAAAARARPGRAAAYVGLLGGAAACCALAPGEAAFEEALLDASGTLLLLAPATRNRVSEGHVQRLLWLRGRGRLRHVSLGLCSLVYEAPVDAQASLYQARCRYLQPRWADFPDRILDVGFVGRWWVLAARMRDCDVNDDEFLHLPAHLRVVGPHQLRSETNERLFDEKYEPVVLTDDQVDQALWEEQVLQKEKKDRLALSQADSLVRPEGPR